In Rhizobium jaguaris, a single window of DNA contains:
- a CDS encoding ABC transporter permease, producing the protein MTSVDNDSFPQPADRTEPAPADPAIGWFTALSGILRSGAVFILLALLVIGFTAAQPAFININNLMSILQAVSVVAILGAGVTVTLAVGGFDLSIGAVAASSVMAASYAMIVWRLDAYATVPLVLAFGAAIGLINAFIIVRLRVPDLLATLSMMFLLSGLQLIPTAGRSISSGLILPDGSKAAGSYDPHFMLIGRYNLFGTVPVSVVLMILVALVLFVLTERTRIGRLLFATGGNEVATRLAGASTTRLKTLAYVISGTLASLGGIVIAARVGRGDVSSGGSLLMDAVAASLIGFAVLGLRRPNVLGTIAGAVFVGVLLNGLTMLNAPYYTQDFVKGAVLVGALALTYGLGRNGER; encoded by the coding sequence ATGACATCCGTGGACAATGACAGCTTCCCGCAACCGGCTGATCGGACCGAGCCGGCGCCCGCAGATCCGGCAATCGGCTGGTTCACCGCCCTCAGCGGCATCCTGCGCTCCGGCGCGGTCTTCATCTTGCTCGCCTTGCTCGTCATCGGCTTCACTGCCGCCCAGCCCGCCTTCATCAACATCAACAATCTCATGAGCATTCTGCAGGCGGTCTCCGTCGTCGCGATCCTTGGCGCCGGCGTCACAGTGACACTTGCCGTCGGCGGGTTCGACCTCTCGATCGGCGCAGTCGCCGCATCGAGTGTCATGGCGGCCAGCTATGCGATGATCGTCTGGCGGCTCGACGCCTATGCAACCGTGCCGCTGGTGCTGGCCTTTGGTGCGGCGATCGGCCTGATCAACGCCTTCATCATCGTCCGGCTGAGGGTACCCGATCTCCTGGCGACCCTGTCGATGATGTTCCTGCTCTCCGGCTTGCAGCTCATCCCGACCGCCGGGCGCTCGATCTCCTCCGGACTGATCCTGCCTGACGGCTCGAAGGCTGCCGGCAGTTACGATCCGCATTTCATGCTGATCGGCCGCTACAACCTGTTCGGTACCGTGCCGGTCTCAGTCGTCCTGATGATCCTTGTCGCCCTGGTGCTGTTTGTATTGACGGAGCGGACCCGCATCGGCCGCCTGCTTTTCGCCACCGGCGGCAACGAGGTGGCGACGCGGCTCGCCGGAGCGTCGACGACACGGCTGAAGACGCTGGCCTATGTCATTTCCGGCACGCTGGCCTCGCTCGGCGGCATTGTCATCGCCGCTCGCGTCGGCCGGGGCGATGTCTCGTCCGGCGGTTCGCTGCTGATGGACGCGGTCGCCGCCTCGTTGATCGGCTTTGCCGTATTGGGCCTGCGCCGTCCGAACGTGCTTGGCACCATCGCCGGTGCCGTTTTCGTCGGTGTGCTGCTCAACGGACTGACCATGCTGAACGCCCCCTATTACACGCAGGACTTCGTCAAGGGCGCCGTCCTCGTCGGCGCCCTTGCCCTGACCTACGGCCTCGGGCGAAACGGCGAGCGCTGA